In the genome of Maribacter forsetii DSM 18668, the window TTTTCCAAAGGAAAATCAGATGTGTGCAAATACGCAACTCCATTTTGATTAGTACAAAATAGCAATTTTTTATACACATTGTGTGTACCCAGTATGAGCATCTTTACCTTATAGCAATATAAGGATTTATTTAGAGGGTGTAAGTCCCTTATGCGCTGGAGTAACTTCTGGAAGCATTAGTAAGTCGCAAGGGTGGTAACCGCGAGGTTACATCTGAAGAAAGTGAGACTACAAAACTCGGTACTGACCCTTTGGCTGTACTCGGGATAAACCAAGAAGGAACCGTATACGAAGGCATATTTATTTGGGTAAACAAGCACACTTCGGCGGGCTCAGTGCATCGCATCATTGTAACGCCCCTAGAGAACCAAAAGGATGATTATGTAGATACGGCAGTTATTGAGCGAAAGAAGATGTTCTTACCTGGGGGAGGTCTCCAAAGTTACGTGTAGCTATATGAAGAAGTCAGCAGAGGTCATAGTACTTACAGGAAACGAGTTAGGGCATTACCCTAGAGGTCTCATAAACAAGGAAGGACCGAACGTAATTCTCTTCAAAATTCGCATAGGAGCACATGTTGTAGCCTATGCCTAAATTAGAAGATAGTGCCAAAGCCTTGGTTTTATGGTTTACGAATCGCCGTATACGAGACCCGTACGTACGGTGGTGTGAGGGGTGCACTCTTCTTTAATTGAGAGAGCCGTCTACTCGATTGGTAAATCGTTTTTTTATTATTAATCCATATTAAATTCATTCGGTATTGGTGGTGGAGGAGGAGGAATACTTGAAATATCATAACCCACAAAAAGTATGTTATATTCAAAAAAATCGGAATCGTTTTTAGAATTTAATGCTGAAAATTGTTCTGCTATTTCTTTTAAAACATTTATGGTCGTTGAAATCGGATAATTGTCTTCTACATAGAAATGAATCAAAGCTGGCTTAACTTTGTTTTCATTATATTTAAAATTATGAGGTTTCTCTATAATATTATTCAGTTCTGTTTTCAAATAGTTTATAGGTTTTTTCTCCTTTTCTTTTCCATATCCAATTATTAATGAGTCGTTTCTAATTGTCAAATGATTTCTTCTGAAGTAACAACCAGTTTCTCCTGAAGTCGGACAATCTGAAAACCCAGTAATGTGATAGCGTGTTTCGTTCAACTCGAATTTTAAACCAGAAACTTTTCCTAGGCAAGTCAATTCTCCCATTTTTTCTCTTAAATCCAAGAAGTTTGTTGTTGAATCTAAATCAATAATTCCGATTTCATTCTCCGATTGAAACCTTATATAATCTTGTGAGAATAGGTCATTCAGTGGTTTTTTTTCTTCAAAATTTGAGCATGAACTTAAAATCAGAAAGAAAATTAATATATAGTTCAGGTTTTTCATCAAATGTTTGCACAACAATTGTATACAGTAACAAGTTACTTTATATCTATTTTAGATACAATGTAATCAATAACTTGGTAATACCAATGAATATAGTAACATGGCAGTATACTAATCGGTTAATATATGTTTGCTACCGTTTATTTTAAAAGTTCAAAAACAAAAAAGCCCGTCTTAACAGACGAGCTTTTATAAACAACTTAAATTAAAACAAACTATTCAAAAGAAGTTTCCCCTACGTTAGGGTTGTACACATAATTAAAAGTGTAGTAAGGTGTTGCATCGGTAAATGGATCCGGCACCGCTGGGGCATCTTCGTAGTAGCTAATAAATTCTACCTTAACATAATTACCTTCTGTAGTTTTAAAAACAAACACTTTACCAGGTATAGCGGTAACGGTAAAGCTTTCAGAATTATAATTGTACCAGCCATTATCGCTACCTGTTGGTATGGCAAATGATGTTTCTGAGTCTTGGTTGAAAGTAAGGTCAGCGGCAGAGGTTACACTGGTAAATGTTCCAGTTACTATTGCAGCGCTAACATCTCCGTTTCTTGTTGGTTCATCTGTTGTACCTGTTGCAACGCCACCGTTCACGGCAATTGTTGTTCCTCTAAAAGCAATGTCCCAGTCGGTATCGCTAGTAGTTGTTGCGCCTGTTTCAAAATCGAACTTGGCAAACTCGCCACCTACGGGTTGTCCTTGCCCACCTGTTTGTGGTGCATATAAATTGCTTACTGTTTCTGTTTGTACTGGATCTGTTGGTGTACTGTCATCATCATTGCTACAAGAGGCGAATGCCACTGCTAAAAATGCTACTGCTAAAATGTTCTTCGTCATGGTAATTGTAATTAAAACCTGCGCGTTGTCAGGTGGGTTAGAATTGATAATTTAATTTTACGTATCCTTGAATTCCCGGCATTGTCGGGATATTGTTATCGGTATAGTCCAATAAATTATTGGCACCTACCTGTAATGTGAAATCAGAATAAAAGGTTTTACTCACTGCCGCATTTACGGTTACGAACCCATCTATAAAACTGGTGTCGAAACTATCTATAAGTCCGTTACCATTGGTGTCGTACTGTGCGTATTTACTTCTATACAGTACACGCATATTTACATTGGTACTGGCAGACGGTATATCATAAAATACCTTAAAGTTGGCGTTGTGTCGCGAACGATTCACTAAGCCGAAATAGTCTGACTGTGCTAGTGCGACCGACTGCCCACTTTCTGCATCGCGAACAAATACTTGATTATCTTTTACGTCTTGCTTTTTCTGTTTGTCAAAAGCATAAAGCAATTGGTATCCGGCACTAATGTTCAGTTCATCGGTAAGTTTATAGCTTGAGTTGATTTCAAAACCAGTGGTGTATATTTCATCAAAATTCATGTAACTGAATACATTTTGTCCGTTGGTTTTGCTCGCAATAATTCGCGTGTCGATCAGGTTCTTAAAATCGTTTCTAAAGAAATTGACATCGGTAGTACCTCTGCCATGTTTTAAATTGAACCCTAGGTTGTAGCCAATAGAACTTTCTGCTTCCAATGGTTTGCTTAGGTCATCTTCAGAAACTACAACATTCAATATCTGTTCTTGTTCTTCTAATTCTTGTAACTTGTCTAAGGCCACATTGTAGCCAAGTACGGTATAGCCAACGGCGGAGTTGGTAAAGTCAAAATACAATTGCCTAAAATCTGGTGCTTTAAAGCCGTAGCCTACCGATCCTTTTATAGCAAGGTTCTCGTTTAACTGGTAGCGTAATGCCAATTTTGGGCTGAATTGATTGTTGTATTCAGAGTGATTATCAAAACGGGCACCTGCAATAACGTTCAGTTTTTCAATAGGGTCAAAATCATACTGCGCATATACATATTGCGAAGTGAAATTTACGGTTTCATCAAAATAGGTCCTGTCCAATTCATCTACCTGTAAACCAGCGCCTGCAGTTAAAGTTCCGTTTTGGAACCCGATATTCTCGTTGCTGTTTTGGGCAAATATATAGCTGCCGCGTACCTCTGGTCTAAATAACTTTTGGTCAAAATCACTATCACTTAAAACATCGGTAGAAATAGGATCCGCCAATAATTCTGTAGCCACATAATTGGTATAGTACAGTTCATAGGCCATCGTAAGATTTGGGATCCATTTGTGGTCTAGTCTGGCGTGTGCGTTCCATTCACGTTCTTTGGTATCACCTTCATATTGAATACCGTCTAAGGTAAAACCGGCATCTTGCTTCTGATCATAAAACCGTCCGGAAGTGAAAAGTGTTAGTTTGTCATTAAAATCATAATATAATCTACCGTTTAAAGTGTAATTGGTAAACGGGTTTACGGTTTGCCCTTCTACATCTTCATTTAGGTCATACCCTTCGGATGAAAATCGGTTCGCAAAAAATCCGTAGCGAAACTTTTCAAACCCTTGTTTAATATCTAGGTTGATGTCTTGCTGTGTGTAACTTCCTATTCTGTAGGATGCATTACCACTTAAATCTTCGGTCTTCTGTTTTTCTGTGATGATATTTATCACTCCGCCTAAAGCTTCAGAACCGTATAAACTGCTCGACGGACCTTTTACTACTTCAATCTGTTTAATATTCCCAACGGTAAGTCGACTTAAATCGAAATTTCCGGCACTTCTACCTACTAGGGGAACACCATCAATGAGTATAAGGATATAGTCTGATGCTATACCCTGTATCTGTACACCTTGAAATCCGCTTTCATCGGTCACGGTAATAATACCCGTTTGCTCGTTCAGTATTTCATTAAGTCGTACGGTTCCAGATTTTATAATTTGCTTTTTGCCTACTAAAGTTACGGGCAGGGGAAGTGAAGACAACTGCTTTTCTGTTCTTGTTGCGGTAACAATAACTTCGTCTAATTGCTGTGATACTATAGAGTCTTTAGGATTTTCTATTTGGCTTTGTGCCGCTACAAACTGAGTACCTATAAGTAGTATTGTTGATACTAATCGAAATCGCATTATATTTATTTAGACCAATTCTTAATAACACTGCAAATATATAAACAATTCTTATTTAGAATAAATTAAAATAACTATTTTTGTTATCGAACATAAAAATTAACAGACCTGTAAAATGAAAACAGTATTACCTACCATAATGGCTCTAGTAATATCCGCTAGTGCTATTGCTCAAAAGACAAAGATGAAAGATGACCGTGAGGCTATAAAGAGTATGTGCGGTTGTTTTGAAGTAACATTTAACTTCGCTGAGACATTTAATCACAGTACAGATTCGCTATACAAGCCATCTAAGACCAAAGTTGATAAAGGTTTAGAGTGGGCAGAGTTGATAACAGATGAAGACGATAAAATCTCTATTCAACATTTGTTGCAAGTGGGTAACCCTGCAGAGCCACATATTGTAAAGCACTGGAGACAAGATTGGTTATTTGAGAATAGGGACTTGTACTCTTACAATGCAGATAATACATGGACATTCTCAAAATTGCCTGCTGATCAGGTAAAAGGCCAGTGGACACAAAAAGTGTATCAGGTAGATGATAGTCCTAGATACGAAGGGTCTTCAACTTGGGTACATGTAGATGGTAAAAGCTACTGGGAGAATACAGCAGATGCACCTTTACCAAGACGTGAGTACACTACAAGAAGTGATTATAATTTAACCGTTCGTGGCAACCGTCATGAAGTTACCGACTATGGTTGGTTACATGATCAAGATAATACAAAGGTAATTCGTGAATCAGGTAAGGAAGATGTTATTTTGGCTCAAGAAAAAGGATACAATACGTATGTGAAGGTTGATGATAGCAGATGTGCCGCAGCTGCTGCTTGGTGGAAAACCAACACCGATAAATGGGTAATAGTACGTACCAAGTGGGATGATGTTTATGGTAGAGATCAAGACCTTACTTTAGAAGAAAAAGTAGATAATAAAGTTTTGTATAAATATCTTTTTGATGATGAATATAATCAAGAAGATGAAATTGAAGAAGTAATTGAATCATTCGTTAAAAAATAAGAACATGAAAACCGTAAAACAAATAGCCCTGACCGCTCTGTTGTTTGTAAGCTTCACTGGTTTAGCACAGCAGAAAAACGAACTTTTAGACCGTAAATTCTGGAAAAATAATCCGGATGTTGCCACTGTTAAGCAAAAAATAGTAGAAGGTAACGACCCTGTTGCTTTAGACAGTAATTCTTTTGATGCTACTACATTGGCGATTACAAGCAAAGCCGATACCGAGGTAGTTAAGTATTTATTATCTCTTGAAGGTAACGCTGTAGACAAGAAAACTCATGATAGCCGTATTTATTTACACTGGGCAAGTTACGCCGGTGATGCAGAATTGGTAAAATACTTATTGGATAATGGTGCTTCGGTTACCGCTTTGGATAGCCACCGTTATACACCGCTTACTTTTGGAGCAAATGCGGGACTTACAAATCCTGAAATTTACAAAGCTTTTGAAGCTAAAGGTGTGAATTTGGTTGAAGAGAAAAATGAACATGGTGCCAATCTTTTATTATTGGCTGCGCCCTCTCTTAAAAGTGAGGATGATTTAAAATTCTTCTTGGATAATGGCTTGGCTTTAGATAGTAAAGATGAAGACGGCAACGGAATTTTCAACTATGCTTCTAAGAAAGGAAATATCGATTTTCTAAAATTATTAGTGGCAAAAGGAGTGGATTACAAGTCGCTAAACAACAACGGTGGTAATGCTTTTATGTTTGCATCACAAGGTAGTCGTGGTTTTAGTAACGGTCTTCCGGTATATACATACTTAAAAGGTCTAGGTTTGGAACCTAATATTGTTGAGGCTAGCGGAAGCACACCTTTACATCGTTTAGCTTCAGGTAATAAGGATGAGGCAATTTTTAACTTGTTCTTAGATGCTGGTGCAGATGTAAACCAAGCGGATAAAAAAGGAAACACTCCGTTTTTAAATGCTGTTGAAAGAAATGAATTAAAAATAGTTCAGTTATTGGCTAAAGATGTGAAGGACTTTAATACCGCAAATAAAGATGGTGAAACTGCTTTAATGCTTGCCGCTCATGGTAACAAGGCAGATGTTGTTGGGTTTTTAATTGAAAAAGGTGCAGATATCAATGCTAAAGATGCGGAAGGTAATACTGCTGCATACTTCTTGGTAGATTCTTATAACAAAAGAAATGCAAAAGCTTTTGATGCTAAATTACCTTTGTTAAAAGCAAAAGGTTTGCAGTTCAATACTGTTCAAGGCGAAGGTAATACCTTATACCATGTTGCTGCTAAAAAGAACGACCTTCAGTTACTAAAAAAAATAGCTGATTTCGATATCGATGTAAATGCTAAAAATGATGAAGGCATGACTGCATTGCACATAGCTGCTATGAAAGCGGAAAATGATAAGCTGCTTAAGTTTCTAATTGCTAAAGGAGCCGATGCAAATAGTACGACCGATTTTGAAGAAACGGTTTACGATTTGGCTAGTGAAAACGAAATGTTACAAAAAGGAAATACATCATTGAACTTCTTAAAGCAATAAGAAAATCAAACCAATTATAGAGATGAAGAGATTTTTAAAATTTATTCCGGCAGTAGTATTGGTCGGGTCATTATTAGCATTTACCGCAGTAGATAAAACAGCGGTAAAATGTCTTATTCAGCTAACGAATTATTCTGGCGAAGGTGCTTATTTAATCGTATCGATTGTTGATGCCGATAACGAATATATTGAGACATTATATGTACAAGGTAAAGACAGTGAGTGGTACAGTGAAATTACCGAGTGGTGGAAATTCTACGGAAAACACCGCCCGAATATCGATGCTATTTCTGGGGAAACAATTAGTGGCGGAGAACGTGCACTGAATGTTCTACAAATTCCTACGGATAAAATAGGCCAAGGGTATCACTTACGATTTGAAACTTCTGTGGAGGATCAAGGGTACTATGCAGATGATATTCAGTTCCCGTTAACTACAGAGAATTTAAAAACAAAAGTAGAAGGAAAAGGATTCATTCGTTACGTACGTATGCTACCTCAGTAATAGTTTTAAATTGAAAACGTCATTGCGAGGATCTTTTCGTGACGAAGTAATCTGCTGAATGGTGCCGGTATATGAGATTTGGGTTCCCGTGAAGCAGATTGTTTTATGACGATTTTTAGTTAGCGTGTCACATTGAGCGCAGTCGAAAAGCATTGGTTGTGAGATACGAACCTATAAGTTCTAGACTGCGCTCGAAATGACATTAAGTATTTTTTTTACAATCACAATTATATATTCCAGAATGTCTTAGTACAGACATTCTGGAATTTTTAAAATAATAAGATCACAAAATTACATTTCCATTTATGACCATTTCTATTTGGCGCTATAGTCATCTTACACTTGCCTTGGTTTCTTCACTGTTTTTAATAGTGGCTTCCGTTACGGGAATTATTCTTGCGGTTGAACCTATTTCTCATCAGGCAAAAGGCTATGCTGTTGAAAATTTGGAAGATGTGCCCTTGGCAACTACGATAGAAGCTTTAAAAAGTTCTTATGATGAGGTGCTGGGCTTGGAAGTAGAATCATCGGGGTTCGTAAAGGCTTCGGTACTTACAATGGAGATGGAAACTTTAGATGTTTATATCGACCCAAAAACAGGTGAGCAATTGGGTGAAGTTACAGAGCGACCTGCCATTTACTCTTTTGCGACCAATGTACACCGTTCTTTATTTCTTAAAAGTGTAGGGCGATTTTTTGTCGGTCTTATTTCCTTACTATTATTCATTATTGCCATTACAGGCTTGGTATTGTTAGCAAAACGCCAAGGCGGATTTTTAAAACTGTTTTCTAAAGTCCAAAGAGATTATTTTGAACTGCGCTACCATGTGGTGCTCAGTAGATGCTTTTTTATTCCCATTGTTATACTTGCATTTACGGGAGTCTATTTATCCGCGGAAAAATTTAATTTATTGCCAGATGCCGTTGTAGAACAATCTGAAGCGACAGTAGCCGATGCAGCTCCGCAATACGATAATATTACCGATATACCTTTTTTTGCGGAAACGAGTTTGGCAGATATTCGTCGGGTAGAATTTCCCTTTTCAAATGATCCAGAAGAATACTACCTCATAGCTTTACAGGATAAGGAGGTTGAGGTAAATCAGCAGACCGGTGAAATAGTAAGTAGTGGAGATTATCCTTTTGTAACTTTGGCTTCACGATTAAGTTTGGTACTGCATACGGGTGAAGGAAATGTCATTTGGTCCATTATTCTGTTACTTGCCAGTGCTTCTATTTTATTCTTTATGTATTCAGGTTTTGTAATGACCCTAAAACGTAGAAAGAAAGGAAAGCGCATTACCAAGATGGCAGATAAGGATGAATGCGAGTTTGTTATTTTGGTCGGTTCGGAAAGTGGTACTGCTTTCGATTTTGCCCAACGTTTGTATAACGGATTATCGCAAGTAGGGAAGAAGGTCTATTTGACCGAGCTTAATAAATATAGCACCTATGAAAAGGCGAAAAATATAATCATTTTCACATCTACGTATGGTGAAGGTGAGCCGCCAACAAATGCGCGTAAATTCCGTTCAAAATTTTCAGAAGTACAGCAGCCGAATTCGGTGGGTTTTTCGGTAGTTGGTTTCGGTTCTTTGGATTATCCCGATTACTGTAAGTTCGCGATAGATTTAGATGAGCAGTTATCGGCTTCCGATAATTTTACGCAGCAATTGCCACTATTTAAAATAAACAAAGCAGATTTTGAATCTTTTGAACTTTGGATGATTCAGTTGACAAATAAACTGGGGTTCATAATTCCTGTCGAAAGACCGTTGGTCAAAAAGAAGAAATATAAGAAAGTAGAGTTTGAAGTTTTAAAGCGAACAGATTTGAATGTGGATGATACCTTCTTGTTACGATTACAGCCAAAATCACATATTGAATTTACTTCGGGCGATTTGTTGGCAATTTTTCCCGCCAATGATGATACCGTTCGTCAATACTCCATAGCTAAAATTGGTAACGATGTTCTGTTGAGTGTAAAAAAGCATAAAATGGGAAGAGGCTCAAATTATCTTTTTAATTTAAATGTAGCGGACACTATTCAGGCTGCAATAGATGTGAATCCGCATTTTCATTTACCAGAAAATTCAAAAAATTCAATTTTTATCTCAAATGGAACCGGTATAGCTCCGTTTTTAGGAATGATCTCTGAAAATACAACTCAGAATATCTCTATGTTCTGGGGAGGACGTGAAAAGGCTTCTATGGAGATTTATAATTCCGTTTTGGAAAAAGAAGCTTCTAATCATAAAAACTTACAGGTATTTACTTCATTTTCCAGGGAAGGCGAGAAACAATACGTGCAAGAGGCTGTTTTAGCACAAAAAGATTTGGTTTTAAAAACCATTAATCTTGGTGGTACCATCATGATTTGCGGTTCCCTAGCCATGCAACATGATGTTCTTGATGTGTTAGAAAGAATACTGCAAGGCAACAAAACCATCAGTTTTGAAGCTTTTGAAAAGAGCGGTCAGCTAAAAACAGATTGTTATTAAGCCGTCATTGCTAGGAGCTTTTTTTGCGACGAAGCAATCTGTTGAATTTGTGCAATATTTGAATTAGGGTTTACGATGTTACATTGAGCCTGCCTGCCGTTATGGAAAGTGTAGTCGAAATGCAATACTTGTGAGATTCTAACTTAATAGTTCTCGACTGCGCTCGAATTGACATTAGGTTTCGTCTTTGCGAGGAGCTTTTCGCGACGAAGCAATCTGTTGAATTTGTGCAATATTTGAATTAGGGTTTACGATGTTACATTGAGCCTGCCTGCCGTTATGGAAAGCGTAGTCGAAATGCAATACTTGTGAGATTCTAACTTAATAGTTCTCGACTGCGCTCGAATTGACATTAGGTTTTTCTTAACCCCATTGCATCTTTTGCAATCGCACTGCATTCAAAATTGCCAAAAGCGCAACACCAACATCGGCAAAAACAGCTTCCCACATAGTAGCTAATCCGCCGGCACCCATAGCTAAAACAATAAGCTTTACACCGAAAGCCAGTGCAATATTTTGCCATACAATTTTACGGGTGGAGTTGCCCATGCTAATCGCTGTAGCAATCTTAGAAGGTTGGTCATTTTGTATGATAACATCGGCAGTTTCAATAGCGACATCACTGCCAAGTCCGCCCATAGCAATACCGACATCACTAATGGCTAGAACAGGAGCATCGTTAATTCCGTCACCTACAAAGGCAATTTTGGTATTCAATTGTTTTTTAAGTTTCTCTACTTCTTCCAGTTTTTCTTCCGGTAATAATCCGCCTTTTGCCCAGTCAATTCCTAATTCTTTCGCCACTTGTTGGGTAATGGAATCGGTATCTCCAGAAAGCATGATGATTTTATCAATTCCTGCCTTACGCATATTTGCTATAGCTTTGAATGTGTCATCTTTTAATTCGTCAGCTATGGTTACATAACCGGCAAATTTTCCATCTATAGCCATCATTACAATAGATTCTACTATACTTTCTGTTTCAATGGGAACGTCAATTTGATGCGAATTCATCAAGCTTTTGTTTCCGACCAAAACAGATTTACCGTTTACTATTCCTTTTAATCCTTTACCGGCAATTTCAATAACATCCGTAGCTTTAAACTTGTCTCCGTTTGTCTTATAT includes:
- a CDS encoding HmuY family protein — translated: MTKNILAVAFLAVAFASCSNDDDSTPTDPVQTETVSNLYAPQTGGQGQPVGGEFAKFDFETGATTTSDTDWDIAFRGTTIAVNGGVATGTTDEPTRNGDVSAAIVTGTFTSVTSAADLTFNQDSETSFAIPTGSDNGWYNYNSESFTVTAIPGKVFVFKTTEGNYVKVEFISYYEDAPAVPDPFTDATPYYTFNYVYNPNVGETSFE
- a CDS encoding DUF6607 family protein, with product MKTVLPTIMALVISASAIAQKTKMKDDREAIKSMCGCFEVTFNFAETFNHSTDSLYKPSKTKVDKGLEWAELITDEDDKISIQHLLQVGNPAEPHIVKHWRQDWLFENRDLYSYNADNTWTFSKLPADQVKGQWTQKVYQVDDSPRYEGSSTWVHVDGKSYWENTADAPLPRREYTTRSDYNLTVRGNRHEVTDYGWLHDQDNTKVIRESGKEDVILAQEKGYNTYVKVDDSRCAAAAAWWKTNTDKWVIVRTKWDDVYGRDQDLTLEEKVDNKVLYKYLFDDEYNQEDEIEEVIESFVKK
- a CDS encoding TonB-dependent receptor plug domain-containing protein; the encoded protein is MRFRLVSTILLIGTQFVAAQSQIENPKDSIVSQQLDEVIVTATRTEKQLSSLPLPVTLVGKKQIIKSGTVRLNEILNEQTGIITVTDESGFQGVQIQGIASDYILILIDGVPLVGRSAGNFDLSRLTVGNIKQIEVVKGPSSSLYGSEALGGVINIITEKQKTEDLSGNASYRIGSYTQQDINLDIKQGFEKFRYGFFANRFSSEGYDLNEDVEGQTVNPFTNYTLNGRLYYDFNDKLTLFTSGRFYDQKQDAGFTLDGIQYEGDTKEREWNAHARLDHKWIPNLTMAYELYYTNYVATELLADPISTDVLSDSDFDQKLFRPEVRGSYIFAQNSNENIGFQNGTLTAGAGLQVDELDRTYFDETVNFTSQYVYAQYDFDPIEKLNVIAGARFDNHSEYNNQFSPKLALRYQLNENLAIKGSVGYGFKAPDFRQLYFDFTNSAVGYTVLGYNVALDKLQELEEQEQILNVVVSEDDLSKPLEAESSIGYNLGFNLKHGRGTTDVNFFRNDFKNLIDTRIIASKTNGQNVFSYMNFDEIYTTGFEINSSYKLTDELNISAGYQLLYAFDKQKKQDVKDNQVFVRDAESGQSVALAQSDYFGLVNRSRHNANFKVFYDIPSASTNVNMRVLYRSKYAQYDTNGNGLIDSFDTSFIDGFVTVNAAVSKTFYSDFTLQVGANNLLDYTDNNIPTMPGIQGYVKLNYQF
- a CDS encoding ankyrin repeat domain-containing protein — translated: MKTVKQIALTALLFVSFTGLAQQKNELLDRKFWKNNPDVATVKQKIVEGNDPVALDSNSFDATTLAITSKADTEVVKYLLSLEGNAVDKKTHDSRIYLHWASYAGDAELVKYLLDNGASVTALDSHRYTPLTFGANAGLTNPEIYKAFEAKGVNLVEEKNEHGANLLLLAAPSLKSEDDLKFFLDNGLALDSKDEDGNGIFNYASKKGNIDFLKLLVAKGVDYKSLNNNGGNAFMFASQGSRGFSNGLPVYTYLKGLGLEPNIVEASGSTPLHRLASGNKDEAIFNLFLDAGADVNQADKKGNTPFLNAVERNELKIVQLLAKDVKDFNTANKDGETALMLAAHGNKADVVGFLIEKGADINAKDAEGNTAAYFLVDSYNKRNAKAFDAKLPLLKAKGLQFNTVQGEGNTLYHVAAKKNDLQLLKKIADFDIDVNAKNDEGMTALHIAAMKAENDKLLKFLIAKGADANSTTDFEETVYDLASENEMLQKGNTSLNFLKQ
- a CDS encoding PepSY domain-containing protein, translating into MTISIWRYSHLTLALVSSLFLIVASVTGIILAVEPISHQAKGYAVENLEDVPLATTIEALKSSYDEVLGLEVESSGFVKASVLTMEMETLDVYIDPKTGEQLGEVTERPAIYSFATNVHRSLFLKSVGRFFVGLISLLLFIIAITGLVLLAKRQGGFLKLFSKVQRDYFELRYHVVLSRCFFIPIVILAFTGVYLSAEKFNLLPDAVVEQSEATVADAAPQYDNITDIPFFAETSLADIRRVEFPFSNDPEEYYLIALQDKEVEVNQQTGEIVSSGDYPFVTLASRLSLVLHTGEGNVIWSIILLLASASILFFMYSGFVMTLKRRKKGKRITKMADKDECEFVILVGSESGTAFDFAQRLYNGLSQVGKKVYLTELNKYSTYEKAKNIIIFTSTYGEGEPPTNARKFRSKFSEVQQPNSVGFSVVGFGSLDYPDYCKFAIDLDEQLSASDNFTQQLPLFKINKADFESFELWMIQLTNKLGFIIPVERPLVKKKKYKKVEFEVLKRTDLNVDDTFLLRLQPKSHIEFTSGDLLAIFPANDDTVRQYSIAKIGNDVLLSVKKHKMGRGSNYLFNLNVADTIQAAIDVNPHFHLPENSKNSIFISNGTGIAPFLGMISENTTQNISMFWGGREKASMEIYNSVLEKEASNHKNLQVFTSFSREGEKQYVQEAVLAQKDLVLKTINLGGTIMICGSLAMQHDVLDVLERILQGNKTISFEAFEKSGQLKTDCY
- a CDS encoding DUF2271 domain-containing protein, whose product is MKRFLKFIPAVVLVGSLLAFTAVDKTAVKCLIQLTNYSGEGAYLIVSIVDADNEYIETLYVQGKDSEWYSEITEWWKFYGKHRPNIDAISGETISGGERALNVLQIPTDKIGQGYHLRFETSVEDQGYYADDIQFPLTTENLKTKVEGKGFIRYVRMLPQ